In the Malaclemys terrapin pileata isolate rMalTer1 chromosome 18, rMalTer1.hap1, whole genome shotgun sequence genome, cttctgatttatattaattactatcaacatccgtgtgtgtgtgtgggtgagactgctggagggggtttcagtttggagcggTCTGGGGAAACAGAGGGAACCCCAAGGCTGGGGTCTAAGTTCCCTGCCCCCCACGCTCTCCAgagggacctgactgaggggtcctggttgtacctacaagctctgtttgggactgtgttcctgtcgtctaataaaccttccattttactgGCTGGAGGGTGCagagccctgactccctcccacTCTGTGACACCCTCTAAACTAGATCGGGTTTTAtaaccagcacagccttcttcctcagttgCGGAAGTGTGGCTTTGTGAGCATCTAAGAAGGTGTTCTTAactgattcccaattatcattcacagttttctgattaaattcttcctcccagctgagtTGGCTCATAAttcttttcagctttgtgaaactagcCCTATTCAAGCATCAAGTATCTATacttactggtctggactttattctgtttgcacattataaatgtgatcaagtcatgatcacctgtacctaagctaccattaattttaagttctgtgatcagttcctctttatttgTTATGACAAGGTCTGAtaaagaattcccccatgttgtctgcaacactttttgagtaaAGAAATTGTCATCTGTAATCTTTAGAAATTCCAAcaattttgctattactttttgagtctttggctagctgttcttcaaattcgtttttggccttcctaattatatttttacacttcatttgccagagttgatgctcctttctattttcctcactaggatttaacttccactttttaaaggatgcctttttgcctctcactgcttcttttacgttgttgtttagccatggtggcacttttttggttcttttacaatgttttttaatttggggtatacatttaagatGAGCTTCTATtattgtgtctttaaaaagtttccacgtagctttcagggatttcactttttgcgctgtaccttttaatttctgtttaactaaattcctcatttttgtgtagtccccctttctgaaattaaatgctacagtgttgggccgctgtggtgttttctctgccagagggatgttaaatttaattatattatggtcactattaccaagcggtccagctacaCCTCTATCTTGATATAACaagaatttggatataatgcggtaaagcagtgctctggggggggggagggggaagagaggctgcgcactccggcggatcaaagcaagttcgatataatgtggtttcacctataatgtggtaagattttttggctcccgaggacagcgttatatcagggtagaggtgtatattcacctcttggaccagatcgtGTGCTGCACTTagcactaaatcaagaattgcctctcctcttgtgggttccaggcctagcttctccaagaagcagttttttaaggtgtcaagaaatcaTGGTATCATGGATCTCAATGTGTCAGATGGGTATTTGCACAATTTACTGCAAAATGTGAATATACCACATCCTCCACATCGCAGCATACATGGTAGAAGGACAAGGACGATTCTGCTGACACAGCCATTGTTCCTATGAGCAACTAGGGAGCAGTTGCATCAAGGGATGGCCCAGGTGCTTCAGTGTAACCACTCACTATGGCAACGGCAGGATTCCTGTGTTGATCCTAACAGTGCTCCAGTAGCTGTCCCACCATGCTCCTGTCCCCACAAGAGTGGTCACTATAGTCACAATTTTGCACTTGGCTGCCCAGGGACCACAAATACCAGAACCCCACCTTCCCCCTTTAAAAACCTCAGCATGTTTCAAAATGCCTTTTTCTGGTTGCCTGCCTTGGAAAGCACACCTACTAGCCCACGTTTGAAAGCATCTCACCATGCCAGTTCAGCCCAGACAGAGCTATACATAGACATGCTCCTGCCTACGAGTCCTGGATCTCcttggcctgtggggagaagaggctgtgtaaGCCGTTAAGGAACAGCCAAAGGAATATAGACATCTGTATGCACATTGCACAGGGGATGCCAGACTTGGCACCAAAGGAATGAGCAGCAGTGCCAGGTGAAAGCCAAGAAACTTCAGCAGGCATATCAGAAAGCAAGGAAGGGCAACAACAAATCTGGGGCCACTCTGCAGACTTGCTGCTTCTACAATGAACAGTATGCCATACTTGGCGAGGACCCTACCAGCACTCTGAATGTGATTGTGGACGTATTGTTAGAACTGGGTGCAGAAAAACCTTCAATGCCCAGTGAGAAGGAGGCGGGAGGGGGCACAGAGGGGGATGCAAACCATACTGCCAGCAAGGAGCTGTTCAAAACTCTGCCGAAATCAAGCCAATCCCACCAGGCAAGAACAGAGGAGCCAGGTGAGGAAGAGAAAGGGAACTCAGCTGAGTGTATGAAGTGCGCAACCCTGCATATCGATGGCAGTAGAACGGACTCAGTCCAGGTGACGCTGTTTCATATCCAGGGTGAACCCATGATCTTCATCAAGGACGGGCAAGCATACCAACATCTTGGCACACCCATGGGTTTCCGTGTCCAGCAGACACCTGAGGATACCATTGCGGAGATGCTACAAGATGTGGCCAGGATCGACTCCTCCCTACTGGCACCATGGCAGAAGATCAACGccttgaacaccttcctgatcacCCGTATCTCATTCGTCCTGAGGGGATCAGCCGTGCCGAAGGTACCTCTGAACAAGGCAGACAACACCATCAGGCAGCTAGTGAAGAAGTGGATGTTTCTTCCCAGAGAGCCAGCAATAAACTGGTGTACATCTCACACAGGCAGTGTCCCTCAAATGGGTGATCTGTGCGACACTGCAGTGATCATTTACACCTTCTGCCTTCTGATGTGCCCGGACGCCATGGTGAGGAACATTGCAGAAAGTGCCATGCAGGATGTTATCAAGAAGCAAATTGCCAGGACTCCCTCCAACCAAGATGTCGCCATCGCCACCTACCTTAGCAGCTCCCTGGAAGGTGAAATTGGAAGAGACGGGGAGACTTTGCTTCACTCTGGACTCGTGCCCACAACGCTACACGATGACTGGAAAAGCATATCGGCTGCCGCTGGACATGGTGCGAGgaatgccaggagctgggagtcctggtgccacagATGAAGAACACGGACCACACAATCGTCACTCCAAGAGCCAGAACCATGCTagagaggaccctgaaggatgccatccACTGTCAGTATGTGGAAAAACTGAAGTGGAATCCGGTCCAGGGCAAGGTGTTCGAGATGACGTGCAAGTGGGATGCCaacaaccacttcctccccgggggcagcttcacccgCTTTGCCGactggaggttcatccacagggccTGGCTCAACTGTGTTCCGCTGAACGGAACTGTCCGCCATGGGAATCGGGACAAGcgatgcaggaagtgcggctacgcCAATGAGACACTACCCCACgtcctgtgtagctgcaagccccattccagagcctggcagctgcaacacaatgccatccacaatCACCTGGCCAGAGCCATCTTGCCACCCATGGGGAAGGTTGCTGTGAACTCCACCACCCCGGAATGGTCAGCCAACTGCAACCGGACATTGTCATCACCAGCAAGGACCGGAAGATGATCATGGTGGATGTCACAGTGCCCTTCGAGAACAGCACCCCGGCCTTCCATGATGCCCGAGCTTGAAAGATGGAGAAATACGCCCTTCTGGCAGACACCTTGAGAGCTATGGGTTACCAGGTTCAGACACACATGCTGATCATCAGAGTCTTGGGCACATTGGAGCCAAGTAATGAGCGAGTGTTGAGAGAATGCGGAATCGGTCAATGCTATGTTTggctgatgcggcaactcatggtgtcagacagcatcaggtggtcgagggacatctacatagaacacatcaccggacatgggcaataccaggagggatgagctggagtgccgatgagaagcacAGTAAGGAAAGTAAATGAAATACTTTCTTGatagattgtattttctaaatggacaacctaccctaaattctcaattactgagggacaatcttcactcattgatatattttgcttcccacaaccacatctctgtacaacttttcatgagtgatggacccgaatacttggatgctaattctaaactgtattgttaaatgtaTTCACCTAAATCtgagttattgctgattatgtactatatgtatcttatgacttttaaaaacaaactttgtttttgtggataatctaagcactatacccagatgtacagatactcttttctcaacctgtgtattatataattttaatattaactttaataaaaatttaaaatctgTTCCTCACAGGCATCTTTGTTTCCCTATTCATTGTCCAAAACCTCCCCTCCCTTTGTCCCTATTTTAAAGTGGTGCCCACCCCATCCACATGTTTAGAGAGCAAAGACAGACTTTGGATTCCTCACTTTACTTTTAAAACCAGCACTGGGAATCCAATTCAGGTTAATGCTTTGCAATTAATATCTAGTTCATAGAATCATCAACTTGCCACTTTAATCAACTAGTGCATGTTAGGCAATAAATTCAAATAGATTAGTGCAGCAGGCCAAATTCCACAGTCCACACAGATCAGGGTCCTGTGCTCGGTTAGTGCTAGAAGAAAGGTCGAGGTGGTGTTCACTTTGGCTGTCTGGGCTAACAGGGGGCCACAATTCTTCTCATGCTCAGTACTTTGTTTGAACAGGGAATTGTCCCTTTTATCCATTTGAACGACCTcagtgaaactttcatggagatactctgcaatcctctctgGAAGGTTTCTATGGATGGCAGCCTTGTTTCTTCCCCGGGATAGCAGACATCCCCATGCCACTCTGCGATGAATTCAGCTGGCAACAGAGCAATAAACAGTATAGTGGTATATGGGCCAGTGCAGCCTTGGGAGGCCagtagcagctgtgttctctGGGCTTTTGTCCTCCTCAGGAGCAAGAGATATCAACTGAAACCACCCTGCACGTTCCATATTCTCATACCCCAGGAACATCCAGCATCTAAACCTCCCAAGCAACAGTCTGTCCAAAGACCCCCTCCAATCCATGACAACTCCATGGCATTGCTCTGTATAGCCCCAAGCGTAACAGGTGGCAGCACAGAGTGAATCCATACCCCCAGCACTCCAGGCAAGGCGGAACTAGGAGAACCATGACTATACCGACACTGACCTGTGACAACTGCAGGATCAGCCAACAAGAACAGTGCAGTACGTGTGTTTACATGaaagaaacatttgaaaatgtttttaatatgtaaatatgtatgtTTATTATTTTACTAAGCTTTTATAACTATGGGTCACCCACTTCCAGAACTGCTTCAGTGTTTCTAACTTGTTTCTTTGCACTTTAGcttcattttctgtttatttgcacacaataaagttttattttctgaaactCAGAGTCCAGTTTACACCAAGCAGACATGCCACATTACCGAATTCACAACGGGAGTCAAGATCCCACCCATATTTAAGGTCTATACACACGAAGGCACAACATTTCCCAAAAGCATCACACAACATTTCTATGGCTGACTGTTATAAAGTTCTTTTAAGGCCTCCCTCAACCTTATGGCTCCATAGTTGGTTTTTCTACtagtctggctgttcaaattcagcaaacAGCTGGTCCACCTCATGCTGCCCTGCCAGTAGCCTTTCCCCCTTTACCTCATGATAGTATTATATAATGCACAGCGCGCTGCAACAATCATAGGAAAGTTTGCCTTGCGAGATCCAATCTAGGCATTAAACATCACCAGTGAGTTTGGAGTCTCCCAAATGCATATCCAATGGTCATCCTGCACCTGCCCAGCCAGGAGTCGAATCTTTCCTTGGTTCTGTGGAGCTGGCAAGTGTATAGTTTCATGAGTCAGGGGGAACAAGGGATATGCTTGGTCCTCCAGAATCACTGTGGGTATTTCAATATTGCTAATGTGAATGAATCAGTTGAGGaagaatgtccctgcttgcaAGTTTCTGAACAGTCCTGGGGAGGGATagtcagtggtttgcgcattggcttcctaaacccagggttgtgagttcaatccttgagggggccatttagggatctggggcaaaaatctgtctggggattggtcctgctttgagcagggggttggactagatgacctcctgaggtcccttccaaccctgatattctatgattcttcaagTGTCAGGCACCTTCCCTGACTAGCCCACATGGACATCAGTGAAGCATTCCTggtgaaaacaacaaagagtctggtggcaccttaaagactaacagatttatttgggcataagctttcgtgagtaaaaacctcacttcttcggatgcatagattcCTGGTGAGCCACTAACACTTGTGTAACCATGCAAAAGTAGTCTTTTCCGTTTACAGAGTCACTGGCCAGATCTGTGTGCTGCCTGTCATCCCACCACAGTTCAGAAACACTGTCGCTGCAAATCCATCTACTTACTATTCCCTGCACATTGCCGAGAGTCACAGGCCTGCACAGCAGGAGACAGTTCATGACCTTGCATGTTTGAATGACAACAGCCCCCGCTATGGAGTTTCCAAATCTGATCTGATTGCCCGCTGCAGAATAGCAATCTGGCATTGTAAGCTTCCCGAGCACCACTGCCACTTGCGGTTGCACTGTCAGTGCAGGTCTTATTGTGGAGTCCCTATGCCAGAGAGCAGGAATGTGGCTTTTCACATCCCAAGGTCCTGCcaccactgctcatcatcccaaacctacGTGACAGTGCCATCCCACCAGTCAGGACTTGGTTCTCCAGTCCAGAAGTGCCTAGCTTCTATGCAGAGCTGCTCCATGAACCCCAGCCACAACCTGACATTCTGATTTACTGTATCTGTCATCCTGCCATTGGCCTCGAGCATCTCATTTTCCTCACAATGCCACCAGTTGTAGCTGTAACTGCTGAGGTTCTGTGCAGGGTGCATGCTTCTGCCAGAGAGATGTCAGAGACTAAAACGTGGTGTGCAGAACTGtaggaatttttaaaatggagTGAAAGTTATGGGATGGAATAAGCATTCTGTATTGGAGAGAGTGGGATTGTGGGAATTTGAGCCCTATTCCCAGAAATCCCTGTATGAATAGCTGGTATCCCACAAACAACTGCGAAAATGTCCGGATGGCAGGTGTAGGGCATGCTGTGATACCTACCTACTGATGCAACCACCTCTGGTGAGTACATGCAGCACTGACGCAAGCAGCCAAGTGTGCACATGTTCAAGTGCAATACAAAAGTCGGGGGCTCTAAGCCAACATAATTTATGTTGACCAAATTTTGTAGTGTAGCCTTTCAAGAGGCTGTTTGCAGTCAGGCAAAATGTGAGCCTTTTATTAATAATCTGAATGTGTCGCCAGAGAAAGGAGGAATGTAATTTATAGactcacagagtttaaggccaggacCATTACATCATCTGCATAActcaggccaaagaatttcacgCCATTACCCCTGTCTTGAGCCCAACAACTTGTGTTTGTCGgaagcatctcttccagaaaggcatccagtcttgatttgaagacacaaaaaaagacagagaatccaccaacCAGGCAGTTtttttccaatgattaatcaccctcactgttaaatattaTGCTAtttcaatttgaatttgtctgcaTTCAGCTTCTAAAAGCTCAGATGCTGTCAGCTGATTTATAAGACAGGCAAAGGGATTTATTAATCATATATGCTATTAATTAGAGCTTTAATATTGTAatgccattggccattatctttgaaaactcgtggcgatcaggGGAAGTCTCGGGcgattggaaaaaagcaaatatagtgcccatctttaaaaaagggaagaaggagaatccggggaactagagacttcacctcagtccctggcaaaatcatggagcaggtcctcaaggaatccattttgaagcacttggaggagaggaaggtgatcaggaacagtcaacatgggcaagtcatgcctgaccaacctgattgccttctatgatgagataactggctctgtggatatggggaaagcggtggacgtgatatacgttgacttcagcaaagcttttgatacggtctcctacagtattcttgccaggaagttaaagaagtatggattggatgaatggactataaggtggatagaaagctggctagattgttgggctcaacgggtagtgatcagcaactcaatgtctaattggcagccggtatcaagcggagtgccccaagggtcagtcctggggccggttttgttcaacatcttcattaattatctggatgaagggatggattgcaccctcagtaagtttgcggatgacactaagttgCGGTGGAGAGGTAGagacgctggagggtagggatagggtcctgagtgacctagacaaattggaggattgggccaaaagaaatctgatgaggttcaacaagaacaagtgcaaagtccttcacttagaacggaagaatcccatgtactgctataggctggggaccgactggctaagcgacagttctgcagaaaaggacctggggattacagtggacaagaagctggatatgaattaacagtgtgcccttgttgcccatattgggctgtattagtaggagcgtGGCCagtagatcaagggaagtgattattcccctctaatCGGCACTTGtaaggccatatctggagtatagcatccagttttgggccccccactacagaaaggatgtggacaaattggagagagtccaacggagggcaacaaaacgaacagggggctggagcacatgacttctgaggagaggctgagggaactgggctcatttagtctgcagaagagaagagtgaggggggatttgatagcagccttcgacTACCTGAAAGgcggttccaaaggggatggagcttggctgttctcagtggtggaagatgtcagaacaaggagcaatgatatCAAGTTTctgtaggggaggtctaggttggatattaggaaacactatttcactaggagggcggtgaagcactggaatgggtgacctagggaggtggtggaatcttcttccttggaggtttttaaggcccggcttgacaaagccctggctgggatgatttagttgggaattcgtcctactttgagcaggcggttggactagatgacctcctgaggtctcttccaaccctaatcttctataattctgATGTCTGaactctgaaaacatccattctcAGTTGTTGTCAGTAGCTTGGGGCAATGTGTGGTGTTTttatgcgcgcacacacacacacacacacacacgtctatATATGAACCCTGAATTGTACAATCCACTGTTCAGAGGTTTGCTAAAAGCAGAGGTGACTAACAAACTTACCCTGATTGTGTTGCAGAGTTTGGCAGGGGAGGTAAAGACTTGTGTTGTCTTCTGTGGTGCCTGTCCCTGAGAAATCAACTGGATACATGGGTTTCCCCTCCCATTCTGATAGGtccttgtcctgctgctgggacTCCAAGTGGGAGGGCGGGACTCGGCACTTCCAAACCACCTGAGAGCCTGAGCAATAGGGCATAGGGGCCGTTTGCAACAGTGGCTGAACTTCTGGGGAGCAGCAGTAGCCAGGGGAGTGGCCATAGTGAATGTGAACATTGCAGTCTTTGTGCACATCTGAGTCCTCTGAAAGGTGAGCCAGAACAGGCTCCGGGCGGCACTTCCGTTTCCTTCTGTGGTGACGGCTTTGTAAGCCATGTTTCTGTGACAGCGGGAAAGACAATGGACCAGCTGCTCCAGCTTGCCTACTGGCCACCCAGCTGAAGTCAGACCcgtctgcagaagaggagaggtGCTTTGAGAGGTCAGGTCCCTGATGCACACAGGAGAGCTGTCCTGACAGAGATGCAGCCTGGGACACTGGGCTGCTTTCAAGAGGCTGTTTGCAGTGACGCGTTTTCTCAGTCCTCTTTTGTGTCCGAGCACTGGGCACAGCCCCAGCAAACCGGGGCTTACGCTGGCTGGGTTCCTGGCCTGATCTCCCAGATGGACATTCTAGGTCTTTCCTGTAGTGATGGTGCCTGTGGTGGTGATAATGGACATGACTCAGTGTCTGATTCTTGGCTAATGCAGTGCTGCCAGTCTCCTTCAAGTCCAAAGACCTCGGCCTTGGCTCCCCTGgaggctgcagctgctcctggccaTTGTCAGTGGAGCTACAGTACACCCAGGGGTCATAGTCACTGCTCAGGGAACTGCGGaaggtggagcagctgccatggATGCCTTGGAGGCTGACATCTGTGCAATTCAACATAGAATCACTGGAGGAGCCATGACAGGGTCCAGAGCTGGAGTCACTTCCCGGACCATCAGCCAGGTACCCGCTGTGCTCTGTGAGATAGCTCTCCCCTGAGCCACTGCTGTTGTGCTGTCTCCCATGACTGGTTCCCCGACGAAGAGGGGCAGCGTGGTGCTGTCTCGGTACTACCGCAGTCCTGAATCCCAGGCAACGGGCCTGGTGCTGAAGTGGGCAAGTCCTGTGAGAAGATGGCATCTGCCCACATGCTGGAGATTTTCGGTGCTGCTCATTCCCTAGGCCTTGGGCTAGAGAGGGCtgatggctgcatgtggccctGGAGCCCACTGGCCTGTATGGCAAATAGTGCATGGTGCTGAAATCCAACTGGGAGAGCTCTGGGGAATGGAAGAAGGGGTTGCCATGGGGGAGCTGCGAAGCAAAGTTCCTGAGCTGCCGCTGGGGGTGGGCCTCTGGGAGGTGATACAGGGCGTGTCCTGGGTGTTGCCGGAAGAGGTGAAGCCGCCGCCCAGGTTCCAGATCCTGGGAATTCTGCCTCAAATGTGCAGGCTGGGCAAAGGCAGCCCCCTCTAGAGAGACAGAAAGGGCATATCCACTACGTATCTGCATCCCATCCCATGGTAACCTGGCAACCTCTCCCCAGAACCCCGCCCACACACCCAGTGCCTGGCAACTAATCTCCAGtgcctgcccccactcaccctaTGCCTGGCAACCCCTCCCCAGTGTCCCGCCCCACTCACCCAGTGCCTGGCAACCCCTCCCCagtgccccaccccactcacccaGTGCCTGGCAACCTCACACACCCAGTGCCTGGCAACTAATCTCCAGtgcctgcccccactcaccctaTGCCTGGCAACCCCTCCCCAgtgccccgccccactcaccccATGCCTGGCAACCCCTCCCTAgtgccccgccccactcacccaGTGCCTGGCAACCTCTCCCCAgtgccccgccccactcacccaGTGCCAGGCTGCTCCTCCCCAGACCCCGCTCACTCGTCCACCTGCCCTGACCCACCTCTCTTCTGTGCTTGATACCCAAACATTCCCTGTCCCCACCAGCACATGGGGACCCTTTTACTGCTTCCCATACAGCCCGATGAGCCTTCCCCTAAACCAGTGCCTCTGGAGACCTTCAGAGAGCTGCACACACAGGTGTGGGTGCAAGAAAACCTCCTCGGTGCTGGTTCACAGCCATGAATCTCCCTCACACACAAATTCCCTTGCATGCACACCACAACCCCCCTCCTGCCACGCACCACAAACACTCTCCACTCCAGACACATAacaccacccacccccacactcccaacatccacccccacatacacaccacaCCTTCCCCACACGCACCACAAACCCCACACAcataacaccccccccacacacaccacaaatccccttcccccatacccaaacagccacacacaccaCACCTCCCCCGCACAAACGCCCCCACataacaccacacacacactcccaaacacccacccccccacacaccatgccctccccccccacacccacacatcccaaacacccacatacacaccacaaccccccacacacataacaccacaacccccccacacaacacccccccacacaccaca is a window encoding:
- the RNF43 gene encoding E3 ubiquitin-protein ligase RNF43 isoform X2 encodes the protein MSAGPQLQLAVLWPWLLMATLQVGLGHTGLAMAAESERSAAQKAIIRVIPLKVEPITLEGVFANVAEVTPAEGKLLQFHPLSLCNTSEDEHTGSGFVTIVKLERPDRDLHPCLSLANKLRKPRGLSQPVVLIRGHDAELLMGVVNKNREAHVKIEVKEQPAWPDYDVWILLTVLSTVIVIVLIFVVRTKCHWNRTQDSLQQQTMQAISQLATRKYQVRCRQATQRDSASSCSSAPVCAICLEEFSEGQELRIISCSHEFHRECVDPWLQQHHTCPLCMFNIIEGAAFAQPAHLRQNSQDLEPGRRLHLFRQHPGHALYHLPEAHPQRQLRNFASQLPHGNPFFHSPELSQLDFSTMHYLPYRPVGSRATCSHQPSLAQGLGNEQHRKSPACGQMPSSHRTCPLQHQARCLGFRTAVVPRQHHAAPLRRGTSHGRQHNSSGSGESYLTEHSGYLADGPGSDSSSGPCHGSSSDSMLNCTDVSLQGIHGSCSTFRSSLSSDYDPWVYCSSTDNGQEQLQPPGEPRPRSLDLKETGSTALAKNQTLSHVHYHHHRHHHYRKDLECPSGRSGQEPSQRKPRFAGAVPSARTQKRTEKTRHCKQPLESSPVSQAASLSGQLSCVHQGPDLSKHLSSSADGSDFSWVASRQAGAAGPLSFPLSQKHGLQSRHHRRKRKCRPEPVLAHLSEDSDVHKDCNVHIHYGHSPGYCCSPEVQPLLQTAPMPYCSGSQVVWKCRVPPSHLESQQQDKDLSEWEGKPMYPVDFSGTGTTEDNTSLYLPCQTLQHNQGSKEEIQDVYEHSV
- the RNF43 gene encoding E3 ubiquitin-protein ligase RNF43 isoform X3, producing the protein MSAGPQLQLAVLWPWLLMATLQVGLGHTGLAMAAESERSAAQKAIIRVIPLKVEPITLEGVFANVAEVTPAEGKLLQFHPLSLCNTSEDEHTGSGFVTIVKLERPDRDLHPCLSLANKDSLQQQTMQAISQLATRKYQVRCRQATQRDSASSCSSAPVCAICLEEFSEGQELRIISCSHEFHRECVDPWLQQHHTCPLCMFNIIEGAAFAQPAHLRQNSQDLEPGRRLHLFRQHPGHALYHLPEAHPQRQLRNFASQLPHGNPFFHSPELSQLDFSTMHYLPYRPVGSRATCSHQPSLAQGLGNEQHRKSPACGQMPSSHRTCPLQHQARCLGFRTAVVPRQHHAAPLRRGTSHGRQHNSSGSGESYLTEHSGYLADGPGSDSSSGPCHGSSSDSMLNCTDVSLQGIHGSCSTFRSSLSSDYDPWVYCSSTDNGQEQLQPPGEPRPRSLDLKETGSTALAKNQTLSHVHYHHHRHHHYRKDLECPSGRSGQEPSQRKPRFAGAVPSARTQKRTEKTRHCKQPLESSPVSQAASLSGQLSCVHQGPDLSKHLSSSADGSDFSWVASRQAGAAGPLSFPLSQKHGLQSRHHRRKRKCRPEPVLAHLSEDSDVHKDCNVHIHYGHSPGYCCSPEVQPLLQTAPMPYCSGSQVVWKCRVPPSHLESQQQDKDLSEWEGKPMYPVDFSGTGTTEDNTSLYLPCQTLQHNQGSKEEIQDVYEHSV
- the RNF43 gene encoding E3 ubiquitin-protein ligase RNF43 isoform X1, which gives rise to MSAGPQLQLAVLWPWLLMATLQVGLGHTGLAMAAESERSAAQKAIIRVIPLKVEPITLEGVFANVAEVTPAEGKLLQFHPLSLCNTSEDEHTGSGFVTIVKLERPDRDLHPCLSLANKAKLAGERGARAILFDITDDESAADQLRKPRGLSQPVVLIRGHDAELLMGVVNKNREAHVKIEVKEQPAWPDYDVWILLTVLSTVIVIVLIFVVRTKCHWNRTQDSLQQQTMQAISQLATRKYQVRCRQATQRDSASSCSSAPVCAICLEEFSEGQELRIISCSHEFHRECVDPWLQQHHTCPLCMFNIIEGAAFAQPAHLRQNSQDLEPGRRLHLFRQHPGHALYHLPEAHPQRQLRNFASQLPHGNPFFHSPELSQLDFSTMHYLPYRPVGSRATCSHQPSLAQGLGNEQHRKSPACGQMPSSHRTCPLQHQARCLGFRTAVVPRQHHAAPLRRGTSHGRQHNSSGSGESYLTEHSGYLADGPGSDSSSGPCHGSSSDSMLNCTDVSLQGIHGSCSTFRSSLSSDYDPWVYCSSTDNGQEQLQPPGEPRPRSLDLKETGSTALAKNQTLSHVHYHHHRHHHYRKDLECPSGRSGQEPSQRKPRFAGAVPSARTQKRTEKTRHCKQPLESSPVSQAASLSGQLSCVHQGPDLSKHLSSSADGSDFSWVASRQAGAAGPLSFPLSQKHGLQSRHHRRKRKCRPEPVLAHLSEDSDVHKDCNVHIHYGHSPGYCCSPEVQPLLQTAPMPYCSGSQVVWKCRVPPSHLESQQQDKDLSEWEGKPMYPVDFSGTGTTEDNTSLYLPCQTLQHNQGSKEEIQDVYEHSV